The segment GATAGAAACATAGTGGATTTTGATTATAAAAAAATACAGGAGGTAAATTGATGTTTGATTTGGTAATTAAAAATGCTTGGGTCTTAACAATGGATGAAAACTTTACAGAATATAAAAATGGATATATTGCGATAAAAGATGGAAAAATCGCAGAAGTAGGAGAAAATAAAGAGAATTTAGAAAGTAGAGAAGTGATTGATGCTAATGGAAATATTGTATTACCCGGATTTATAAATACACATACCCATGCTGCAATGACATTGCTTAGAGGATATGGAAGTGATAATCCTTTAAAAGTATGGCTTGAGCAGTATATTTGGCCGGTTGAAGGAAAGTTTGTTAGTTATGAGTTTGTAAAAGATGGTACAGATATAGCATGTTATGAGATGTTAAGAAATGGTATCACATGTTTTGTTGATATGTATTTTTACGAAAATGCAGTTGCTGATGCCGTAAAATCCGCTCAAATGAGAGCTGTATTGACTACAGGAATTCTTGATTTTCCTACTCCAGGAGCAAAAACACCAGATGAAGGAATCCAAAAAACCATAGATTTTATAAAAGAATATAAAAATGATGAGTTTATATATCCAGCAATAGGACCACATGCACCTTACACATGTAGCCCTCCAACACTACAAAAATCCATGCAGGTTGCAGTAGATTATGACGTTGTATATCACATACACGTATCAGAAACTTTACATGAAGTTGAAGATATAAAAAACAGATATGGCGATACACCAGTAAAACATCTAAACAATATTGGAGTTTTAAATGATAGGGTTTTGGCAGCCCATATGGTTCATCCTACAGATGAAGAGGTCGAGCTGTTAGCAGAAAAAAATGTAAAGATTGCCCACTGTCCGGAGAGTAATTTAAAATTAGCATCAGGAATTGCACCCGTTCCAAAAATGTTAGAAAAGGGAATTATTGTTTCTTTTGGAACCGACGGAACAGCTTCAAACGATGACCTTGATATTATCGGTGAGCTTTCTACTGCTGCAAAATTACACAAAGGATATAACTTAAATCCAACAGTTTTACCTGCAAAACAAGTTTTAGCAATGGCAACAAGAGATGCAGCAAAAGCAGTTAGATTGGACAAAAAAATAGGAAGTATAGAAGTTGGTAAGTATGCAGATTTAGTGATAATTGATATAAATCAACCACACTTACAGCCACTTTTTGACCCATACATACAAATAGTCTATTCATCAAGGGGTAGTGATGTTGATACTGTATTAATAAATGGAAAGGTTGTAGTTAAAAATAAGGAAGTTTTAACTGTAGAAAAAGAAAGAGTGTTATCAATAGCTAAAAAGTGGAAGGAAAAGATTTTAAGTTAAATATTAAGATAGTGTTTTAATTTTTGCTTATTAGAGACTGGATTTTCAAGTTTGTACTGGTTTTTTAACGCCGGACTGTACTAAAAACAACATCGTCGTTCTACAGCCAGCGGAGAATTTCCGCTTTTTGACTATCACCTACTCACCTTAATGGCAATTCATGAATTGTCTCTACTTATTATTAACTTTCTTCTAAAAAAGACCTTTCAGACTAAAGTCTTCAGAATAACGGATAAGGGTAATACTACTTTAAAATTTCACTTTCTTCAAGCTTTGGATAATTTTCTATCTCTACATTTTCCAAAAGATGCTCTACTTTACTCATGCCAATTAAAACAGTTCCAACGTATGGGGTACTTCTTACAAATTGAATAGGAATATGAACATCCTTTTTTACTTTAAACAACTCTTTTACGTTTTCCGGGAAGTTTCTTAAAACCCTTTTTTGGAGTAAAGGAGCACTAATGTATGTGTAAATTCCAAGCTTATTGGCAAGCTCTAAGGTTGAGTAATATCTTCCTTCATAAGGCTGGTTTTTTAGTTTAAATGCTTCAAGCATTGAAATATTGTATGGTAGCTGAATGAATCTAAAATGATGGTTTTCTCCGCCAACTTCTCTTGCTATCTTGAAAATTTCATACAGATTTAGATGCTGTGGATGACTTTCTTCTACTCTAAAGCCGTTCCATGTTGCAAGACCGTAATATCTTAACTTACCTTCTTTAACCTTTCCTTCTAACAACCTAAAAGCTGTCCATAATTTTTGATAAAACTTTTCTTTTGAAACAATCTGTAGCTGGTCTTCTGGGTTGTGAAGAAAATAAACGTCAATATAATTTGTTTTTAGGTTTTTTAAGCTTTTTTCAAATGACCAATCTATATATTTTGGAGTAAGTATATTGCCATATGGTGTGATATCATCTTTTGTAATAATGCCTTTATCTATAAATTCTTCTTTTAAGTATTTTGTGATGTTGTCAATTTTAAGCCTGTTGTCTCTTGGAAAATATC is part of the Sulfurihydrogenibium sp. genome and harbors:
- a CDS encoding aldo/keto reductase produces the protein MNYKNFLDLQLSEIGIGTYLGNPDPITNESYKNTIKKGIELGVNVVDTAINYRDMESERVISEVLQEVDRSKVIISTKGGYFPRDNRLKIDNITKYLKEEFIDKGIITKDDITPYGNILTPKYIDWSFEKSLKNLKTNYIDVYFLHNPEDQLQIVSKEKFYQKLWTAFRLLEGKVKEGKLRYYGLATWNGFRVEESHPQHLNLYEIFKIAREVGGENHHFRFIQLPYNISMLEAFKLKNQPYEGRYYSTLELANKLGIYTYISAPLLQKRVLRNFPENVKELFKVKKDVHIPIQFVRSTPYVGTVLIGMSKVEHLLENVEIENYPKLEESEILK
- a CDS encoding amidohydrolase encodes the protein MFDLVIKNAWVLTMDENFTEYKNGYIAIKDGKIAEVGENKENLESREVIDANGNIVLPGFINTHTHAAMTLLRGYGSDNPLKVWLEQYIWPVEGKFVSYEFVKDGTDIACYEMLRNGITCFVDMYFYENAVADAVKSAQMRAVLTTGILDFPTPGAKTPDEGIQKTIDFIKEYKNDEFIYPAIGPHAPYTCSPPTLQKSMQVAVDYDVVYHIHVSETLHEVEDIKNRYGDTPVKHLNNIGVLNDRVLAAHMVHPTDEEVELLAEKNVKIAHCPESNLKLASGIAPVPKMLEKGIIVSFGTDGTASNDDLDIIGELSTAAKLHKGYNLNPTVLPAKQVLAMATRDAAKAVRLDKKIGSIEVGKYADLVIIDINQPHLQPLFDPYIQIVYSSRGSDVDTVLINGKVVVKNKEVLTVEKERVLSIAKKWKEKILS